The Lysobacter panacisoli genome includes a window with the following:
- a CDS encoding GNAT family N-acetyltransferase, whose protein sequence is MATARILRSLSEVTARQWDALHDGRNPFVAHTFLEGLERHGCLRAQWGWSPHHLTLWDGEDLIAAAPAYRKEKSHGEFVFDHAWAHAYERNGLDYFPKWLCAAPYSPVTGPRLLARTPEARRLLIAALAELCTRDALSSVHVNFHEEREDGAFDDAWLSRIDVQYHWRNDRGWRDFDDYLAAFDHKHRKNIRQERAKVARAGVTLHIAQGEHIDDEDLAAMHGFYRHTFAEYGNHPALTLSFLHHLRETMPQALVIVLARRGDRPIAGALCLRGGDTLYGRYWGAHENVPGLHFEACYYQGIDYCLRNGLARFEPGAQGEHKLARGFLPTVVRSRHWIAHDGFREALRDWCAQESEAIRRYAATLDAHSPFKASRDTDGA, encoded by the coding sequence ATGGCCACGGCGCGCATTCTCCGTTCGCTGTCGGAAGTCACCGCGCGGCAATGGGATGCGCTGCACGACGGACGCAATCCATTCGTCGCGCACACGTTCCTCGAAGGACTCGAGCGCCACGGCTGCCTGCGCGCGCAATGGGGCTGGTCGCCACACCACCTGACGCTTTGGGACGGCGAAGATCTGATCGCCGCGGCACCGGCGTACCGGAAGGAGAAGTCGCACGGCGAGTTCGTGTTCGACCACGCCTGGGCCCATGCGTACGAACGCAACGGACTCGACTACTTTCCCAAATGGCTGTGCGCGGCGCCCTACTCGCCCGTGACCGGCCCACGCCTGCTCGCGCGCACGCCGGAGGCGCGACGCCTGCTCATCGCCGCGCTGGCGGAACTGTGCACGCGCGATGCGCTGTCGTCGGTGCACGTGAACTTCCACGAGGAACGCGAGGACGGCGCTTTCGATGACGCATGGCTGTCGCGCATCGACGTGCAGTACCACTGGCGCAACGATCGCGGCTGGCGCGATTTCGACGATTACCTCGCCGCGTTCGACCACAAGCACCGCAAGAACATCCGCCAGGAACGCGCCAAGGTCGCGCGTGCCGGCGTGACGCTGCACATCGCGCAGGGCGAGCACATCGACGACGAGGATCTCGCGGCGATGCACGGTTTCTACCGCCATACCTTCGCCGAGTACGGCAACCATCCCGCACTGACGCTGTCGTTCCTGCACCACCTGCGCGAGACGATGCCGCAGGCGCTGGTGATCGTGCTGGCCCGGCGTGGCGACCGGCCCATCGCGGGCGCCCTGTGCCTGCGCGGTGGCGACACGCTGTACGGACGCTACTGGGGGGCGCACGAGAACGTGCCGGGCCTGCATTTCGAGGCCTGCTACTACCAGGGCATCGACTACTGCCTGCGCAATGGTCTCGCCCGATTCGAGCCCGGCGCACAGGGCGAGCACAAGCTCGCGCGCGGCTTCCTGCCGACCGTGGTGCGCAGCCGCCACTGGATCGCGCACGACGGTTTCCGCGAGGCGCTGCGTGACTGGTGCGCACAGGAGTCGGAGGCGATCCGGCGCTATGCCGCGACGCTGGATGCGCACTCGCCGTTCAAGGCGTCGCGGGACACGGATGGCGCATGA
- a CDS encoding GNAT family N-acetyltransferase translates to MEIRPNLQERLDPDDVARIHGFLSQTYWAQGIPRETQERALAHSICYGGYVDGELIAFARAVSDRATFAYLADVFVLDAFRGRGFGRAIVAALMDDPALQGLRRWHLVTRDMHKLYAQLDFEPLTQPELHMQRHDPDVYRRAPAG, encoded by the coding sequence CTGGAGATCCGGCCGAACCTGCAGGAACGGCTCGATCCGGACGACGTCGCGCGGATCCACGGCTTCCTTTCGCAGACGTACTGGGCGCAGGGCATTCCGCGCGAAACGCAGGAACGCGCCCTCGCCCATTCGATCTGCTACGGCGGATACGTCGACGGCGAGCTCATCGCCTTCGCGCGCGCCGTGAGCGATCGCGCCACGTTCGCCTACCTGGCGGACGTGTTCGTGCTCGATGCCTTCCGCGGGCGCGGCTTCGGTCGCGCGATCGTCGCCGCGCTGATGGACGATCCGGCCCTGCAGGGTCTGCGTCGCTGGCATCTGGTCACGCGCGACATGCACAAGCTGTACGCGCAGCTCGACTTCGAGCCGCTGACCCAGCCCGAACTCCACATGCAGCGCCACGACCCGGACGTCTACCGGCGCGCACCCGCCGGCTGA
- a CDS encoding alanine dehydrogenase — MRIGVPKETKTLEGRVALVPAAAGDLVKRGHEVWIEKDAGIKSGFKDEQYTQLGVKIAPDAAALYEKGELIVKVKEPIAGDLAHLRKDHLLFCYLHLAAEPELTRKLLGIGLTGVAFETVELPNGDLPLLAPMSVIAGKIAVQVGTHLLHQPQGGKGKLLGGLPSTERGKVVVFGAGKAGSASAQLAAAGGSNVVVFEMRQDRMDEMMRLGNNVTALYPYADVVAREVASADLVVGAVLVTGAKAPHVMNREMLKGMEAGSVLVDISIDQGGCFETSRPTTWKEPTYVEEGVTHFCVTNMPGAVPQTSSQAICAAILPWVNKLASGDSWRQNQALVRGINVEGGKIVHPALQDMKL, encoded by the coding sequence ATGCGGATCGGCGTTCCCAAGGAAACCAAGACCCTCGAAGGGCGCGTCGCGCTCGTTCCGGCCGCCGCCGGCGACCTGGTCAAGCGCGGCCATGAGGTCTGGATCGAAAAGGATGCCGGCATCAAGTCGGGCTTCAAGGACGAGCAGTACACCCAGCTCGGCGTGAAGATCGCGCCCGACGCGGCCGCGCTGTACGAGAAGGGCGAGCTGATCGTGAAGGTGAAGGAGCCGATCGCCGGCGACCTGGCGCACCTGCGCAAGGACCACCTGCTGTTCTGCTACCTGCACCTGGCCGCCGAGCCGGAGCTGACCAGGAAGCTGCTCGGCATCGGCCTGACCGGCGTCGCGTTCGAGACCGTCGAGCTGCCCAACGGCGACCTGCCGCTGCTGGCGCCGATGTCGGTCATCGCCGGCAAGATCGCGGTGCAGGTCGGTACGCACCTGCTGCACCAGCCGCAGGGCGGCAAGGGCAAGCTGCTGGGCGGCCTGCCGTCCACCGAGCGCGGCAAGGTCGTCGTGTTCGGCGCCGGCAAGGCCGGCAGCGCGTCGGCGCAGCTCGCCGCGGCGGGCGGCTCGAACGTGGTCGTGTTCGAAATGCGCCAGGACCGCATGGACGAGATGATGCGCCTGGGCAACAACGTCACCGCGCTGTACCCGTACGCCGATGTCGTCGCGCGCGAAGTGGCCTCGGCCGACCTCGTCGTCGGCGCGGTGCTGGTCACCGGCGCCAAGGCGCCGCACGTGATGAACCGCGAGATGCTCAAGGGCATGGAAGCGGGCAGCGTGCTGGTCGACATCTCCATCGACCAGGGCGGCTGCTTCGAGACCTCGCGTCCGACCACCTGGAAGGAGCCGACCTACGTGGAAGAGGGCGTGACCCACTTCTGCGTGACCAACATGCCGGGTGCCGTGCCGCAGACCAGCTCGCAGGCGATCTGCGCGGCGATCCTGCCGTGGGTCAACAAGCTCGCCTCGGGCGATTCGTGGCGCCAGAACCAGGCGCTGGTGCGCGGCATCAACGTCGAGGGCGGCAAGATCGTCCACCCGGCGTTGCAGGACATGAAGCTGTAA
- the aat gene encoding leucyl/phenylalanyl-tRNA--protein transferase, translating to MSSLPSLLPEDPAAPFPPVEQALRQPDGLLAVGGDLSPTRLLNAYRHGIFPWYSPGQPILWWSPDPRTVFDTAEVRLSSKFRRGLRRSAWTVRADTAFADVIDACASIRRPGQRGTWITLDMRAAYRQLHALGHAHSLEVFDGDRLVGGIYGVAVGRMFFGESMFSAESGGSKVAIAALAHHLHGWGWPLIDAQVENDHLVSLGARRMPRARFITHISALCESPGLPGPWSERVGDWPAARLAEPAPALGGP from the coding sequence ATGAGTTCGCTGCCATCCCTGCTTCCCGAAGATCCGGCCGCGCCGTTCCCGCCGGTGGAACAGGCGCTGCGCCAGCCCGACGGACTGCTGGCGGTGGGCGGCGACCTCTCGCCGACGCGATTGCTCAACGCTTACCGGCACGGCATCTTCCCGTGGTACTCGCCGGGCCAGCCGATCCTGTGGTGGAGCCCCGATCCGCGCACGGTGTTCGATACCGCGGAGGTGCGCCTGTCCTCCAAGTTCCGTCGGGGCCTGCGCCGCAGCGCGTGGACGGTGCGCGCCGACACGGCCTTCGCCGATGTCATCGACGCGTGCGCCTCGATCCGTCGTCCGGGCCAGCGCGGCACCTGGATCACCCTCGACATGCGCGCCGCATACCGCCAGTTGCACGCGTTGGGTCACGCGCATTCGCTGGAGGTCTTCGATGGCGACCGGCTCGTGGGCGGGATCTATGGCGTCGCGGTCGGCCGCATGTTCTTCGGCGAGAGCATGTTCAGCGCCGAATCCGGCGGCTCGAAGGTGGCCATCGCCGCCCTCGCCCATCACCTGCATGGCTGGGGCTGGCCGCTGATCGACGCGCAGGTCGAGAACGACCATCTGGTCAGCCTGGGCGCCCGAAGGATGCCGCGCGCGCGCTTCATCACCCATATCTCGGCGCTGTGCGAGTCGCCGGGTCTGCCCGGGCCCTGGTCGGAGCGGGTCGGCGACTGGCCGGCGGCCCGTCTGGCGGAGCCGGCACCCGCTCTGGGCGGGCCTTAA
- the trxB gene encoding thioredoxin-disulfide reductase: MTPSKHSKVIILGSGPAGWTAAVYAARANLKPLVITGLQMGGQLMTTTEVDNWPGDAHGLLGPDLMARMQAHAERFDTEVVFDHIHTADLSSRPFRLVGDSGEYTADALIIATGATAKYLGLPSEELFKGRGVSACATCDGFFYKDQDVAVIGGGNTAVEEALYLSNIARKVYLVHRRDTLRAEKIMQDKLFAKIQSGKIEPIWHHQVDEVLGNDAGVTGLRVKSVQDESTREVAIHGLFVAIGHTPNTSLFEGQLAMKNGYLTIRTGLDGNATQTSVPGVFAAGDVADQVYRQAITSAGFGCMAALDAEKFLDKEG, encoded by the coding sequence ATGACCCCATCGAAGCACTCCAAAGTCATCATCCTCGGCTCCGGCCCCGCAGGCTGGACCGCCGCCGTCTACGCGGCGCGCGCGAACCTGAAGCCGCTGGTGATCACGGGCCTGCAGATGGGCGGCCAGCTGATGACGACGACCGAAGTCGACAACTGGCCCGGCGATGCGCACGGCCTGCTCGGCCCCGATCTGATGGCGCGCATGCAGGCGCATGCCGAACGCTTCGACACCGAAGTCGTGTTCGATCACATCCATACCGCCGATCTATCGTCGCGTCCGTTCCGCCTCGTCGGCGACAGCGGCGAATACACCGCCGACGCGCTGATCATCGCCACCGGCGCGACCGCGAAGTACCTCGGCCTGCCGTCGGAAGAACTGTTCAAGGGCCGTGGCGTGTCCGCGTGCGCGACCTGCGATGGTTTCTTCTACAAGGACCAGGACGTGGCGGTGATCGGCGGCGGCAATACCGCGGTCGAGGAAGCGCTGTATCTGTCGAACATCGCGCGCAAGGTCTATCTCGTGCATCGCCGCGACACGCTGCGCGCGGAGAAGATCATGCAGGACAAGCTGTTCGCCAAGATCCAGTCCGGCAAGATCGAGCCGATCTGGCACCACCAGGTCGATGAAGTGCTCGGCAACGATGCCGGAGTGACCGGCCTGCGCGTGAAGTCGGTGCAGGACGAATCCACCCGCGAGGTCGCCATCCACGGCCTGTTCGTCGCGATCGGCCACACGCCGAACACCTCGCTGTTCGAAGGCCAGCTGGCGATGAAGAACGGCTACCTGACGATCCGCACCGGTCTGGATGGCAATGCCACGCAGACTTCGGTGCCGGGCGTGTTCGCCGCGGGTGACGTTGCCGACCAGGTGTATCGCCAGGCGATAACGTCGGCGGGCTTCGGCTGCATGGCCGCGCTGGACGCCGAGAAGTTCCTGGATAAAGAAGGCTGA
- a CDS encoding DNA translocase FtsK, translating to MAQASAASRKKLKAEKQPPSPRRQRLMRDIALILIAPLLLYLLASLVTFSPQDPGWSQSGSVTAPLHNVGGRVGAWTADVLLLLTGYVAFLLPIMLGAIAWIALFGMDSDGDGDADLGPALRLVGIVGFLVSATGLLYLRVGSAPDFAAGAGGILGRLVGKSLYAGFGPVGGNLFLLALLLVSVTLATGLSWFSVMDKLGQWVLALGPTLSKLFRQGEKQATEWQQTRAFREEREEARKVDTELRAKRAPVKIEPPPPAAVVEKSDRAKREQQIPLFHVGDGTGIPPLALLDDPKPQPKGYSEETLETLSRQIEFKLKDFRIDAQVVGAYPGPVITRFELEPAPGVKVSQISSLDKDIARGLSVKSVRVVDVIPGKSVVGLETPNTSREMIFLSELLRSKEYDKSTSPLTLALGKDIAGRPTVADLARMPHLLVAGTTGSGKSVAVNAMVLSLLYKASAKDLRMLMIDPKMLELSVYQGIPHLLAPVVTDMKEAANGLRWCVAEMERRYKLMSAVGVRNLAGFNKKVKDAEEAGQPMMDPLFKPNPELGEAPRPLETLPFIVIFIDEFADMMMIVGKKVEELIARLAQKARAAGIHLILATQRPSVDVITGLIKANIPTRIAFQVSSKIDSRTILDQSGAETLLGHGDMLYLPPGTAMPERVHGAFVSDEEVHRVVEHLKQVGGGPDYIEGVLDEVQTMGDGIVVGATGLPESGGGGGDESDPLYDEAVRIVTETRRASISGVQRRLKIGYNRAARLIEAMEAAGVVTPPEHNGDRSVLAPPPPK from the coding sequence GTGGCGCAGGCGTCCGCGGCAAGCCGCAAGAAACTCAAGGCCGAAAAGCAGCCGCCGTCGCCGCGTCGACAGCGCCTGATGCGCGACATCGCGCTGATCCTGATCGCGCCGCTGCTGCTGTACCTGCTGGCCAGCCTGGTGACCTTCTCGCCGCAGGACCCGGGCTGGTCGCAGTCCGGCAGCGTCACCGCGCCGCTGCACAACGTCGGCGGGCGCGTCGGTGCGTGGACCGCGGATGTGTTGCTGCTGCTCACCGGTTACGTCGCGTTCCTGTTGCCGATCATGCTCGGTGCGATCGCATGGATCGCGCTGTTCGGCATGGACAGCGACGGCGATGGCGACGCCGACCTCGGTCCGGCACTGCGCCTGGTCGGCATCGTCGGATTCCTGGTTTCCGCCACCGGCCTGCTGTACTTGCGCGTCGGCTCCGCGCCGGATTTCGCCGCCGGTGCGGGCGGCATCCTCGGACGACTCGTCGGCAAATCGCTGTACGCCGGCTTTGGTCCGGTCGGCGGCAATCTCTTCCTGCTCGCGCTGTTGCTGGTGTCGGTGACGCTGGCGACCGGGCTGTCGTGGTTCTCGGTGATGGACAAGCTCGGGCAGTGGGTGCTCGCGCTCGGCCCGACGCTGTCCAAGCTGTTCCGCCAAGGCGAAAAGCAGGCGACCGAATGGCAGCAGACGCGCGCTTTCCGCGAGGAACGCGAGGAAGCGCGCAAGGTCGATACCGAACTGCGCGCCAAGCGCGCGCCGGTGAAGATCGAACCGCCTCCGCCGGCCGCGGTGGTGGAGAAGAGCGATCGCGCCAAGCGTGAGCAGCAGATCCCGCTGTTCCACGTAGGCGATGGCACCGGCATTCCGCCGCTGGCGCTGCTCGACGATCCCAAGCCGCAGCCCAAGGGCTACAGCGAGGAAACGCTGGAGACCCTCTCGCGCCAGATCGAATTCAAGCTCAAGGACTTCCGCATCGATGCGCAGGTGGTCGGCGCCTATCCGGGCCCGGTCATCACGCGCTTCGAACTGGAGCCCGCACCGGGCGTGAAGGTCAGCCAGATCAGCTCGCTCGACAAGGACATCGCGCGCGGCCTGTCGGTGAAGTCGGTGCGCGTGGTCGACGTGATCCCCGGCAAGTCGGTGGTCGGCCTGGAAACGCCGAACACCTCGCGCGAGATGATCTTCCTGTCCGAGCTGCTGCGCTCGAAGGAATACGACAAGTCGACCAGTCCGCTGACGCTGGCGCTGGGCAAGGACATCGCCGGCCGCCCGACCGTGGCCGACCTGGCGCGCATGCCGCACCTGCTGGTCGCGGGTACCACCGGTTCGGGCAAGTCCGTCGCGGTCAACGCGATGGTGCTGTCGCTGCTGTACAAGGCGTCCGCCAAGGATCTGCGGATGCTGATGATCGATCCGAAGATGCTCGAGCTCTCGGTCTACCAGGGCATCCCGCACCTGCTGGCGCCGGTCGTCACCGACATGAAGGAAGCCGCCAACGGCCTGCGCTGGTGCGTGGCCGAGATGGAGCGGCGCTACAAGCTGATGTCGGCCGTGGGCGTGCGCAACCTGGCCGGCTTCAACAAGAAGGTGAAGGATGCGGAGGAAGCGGGCCAGCCGATGATGGACCCGCTGTTCAAGCCGAACCCGGAACTGGGCGAGGCGCCGCGTCCGCTGGAGACGCTGCCGTTCATCGTCATCTTCATCGACGAATTCGCCGACATGATGATGATCGTCGGCAAGAAGGTCGAAGAGCTGATCGCGCGACTGGCGCAGAAGGCGCGCGCCGCCGGCATCCACCTGATCCTGGCCACGCAGCGTCCGTCGGTGGACGTCATCACCGGCCTGATCAAGGCCAACATCCCCACGCGCATCGCGTTCCAGGTATCGAGCAAGATCGACTCACGCACCATCCTCGACCAGTCAGGCGCGGAGACGCTGCTTGGCCACGGCGACATGCTGTACCTGCCGCCGGGCACGGCGATGCCCGAGCGCGTGCACGGCGCGTTCGTGTCGGACGAGGAAGTGCATCGCGTCGTCGAGCACCTCAAGCAGGTCGGCGGTGGCCCGGACTACATCGAGGGCGTGCTCGACGAAGTGCAGACGATGGGCGACGGCATCGTGGTCGGTGCGACCGGCCTGCCGGAGAGCGGCGGCGGTGGCGGCGACGAGTCCGACCCGCTCTACGACGAGGCGGTGCGCATCGTCACCGAAACGCGTCGCGCGTCGATCTCCGGCGTGCAGCGTCGCCTGAAGATCGGCTACAACCGGGCCGCACGCCTGATCGAAGCGATGGAAGCCGCCGGCGTCGTCACTCCGCCGGAACACAACGGCGACCGCAGCGTGCTGGCTCCGCCACCGCCGAAGTAA
- the infA gene encoding translation initiation factor IF-1 — MAKDDVIEFEGTVAETLPNTMFRVRLENGHEIIAHISGRMRKNYIRILTGDKVKVEMTPYDLTKGRITYRMK; from the coding sequence ATGGCAAAAGACGACGTGATCGAATTCGAGGGCACGGTGGCGGAAACCCTTCCGAACACCATGTTCCGAGTGCGCCTCGAAAACGGGCACGAGATCATTGCCCACATCTCCGGCCGCATGCGCAAGAACTACATCCGCATCCTGACCGGCGACAAGGTGAAGGTCGAAATGACCCCGTACGACCTGACGAAGGGTCGCATTACTTACCGCATGAAGTAA
- the clpA gene encoding ATP-dependent Clp protease ATP-binding subunit ClpA, with protein sequence MFSKDLEYSIGQCYKRAREARHEYMTVEHLLLALLDNPSAEGVLKACGVDFQRLRTDLEQAIATSVSVLPEDVDRDTQPTLGFQRVLQRAVYHVQSSGKKEVTGANVLVAIFGEKDSHAVYFLNQQDVARLDVVNYISHGIAKQGGEESPRSQDEGESHSSENGDGEGKGDALAEFAVNLNQLARDGKIDPLVGRADEVERTIQVLCRRRKNNPLYVGEAGVGKTAIAEGLAKRIVEGDVPDVLADATIYALDLGALVAGTKYRGDFEKRLKAVLTQLKKLPEAVLFIDEIHTIIGAGSASGGTMDASNLIKPALASGELRCIGSTTFQEYRGIFEKDRALARRFQKIDIVEPTVGEAYEILQGLKPRYEAHHGVTYADEALQAAVDLSVKHIGDRLLPDKAIDVIDEAGARQRLLAEGIRKSLIDVEEIETIVAKMARIPTKQVSASDKDVLRNLERNLKMVIFGQDPAIDTLTSAIKLARSGLGNPDKPIGNFLFAGPTGVGKTEVTKQLALQLGIELVRFDMSEYMEPHSVSRLIGAPPGYVGFDQGGLLTEKIVKTPHCVLLLDEVEKAHPDIFNILLQVMDRGILTDTNGREANFKNVILVMTTNAGAAQAARRTIGFTQQDHSTDAMEVIRRSFSPEFRNRLDAVVQFQPLGFDHILRVVDKFLIELEAQLHDKDVALSATPTARDWLAQHGFDPLMGARPMARVIQEKIKRPLADELLFGKLVNGGRVTIDVKDDELVVEARAEPEKLLPATV encoded by the coding sequence ATGTTCAGCAAGGATCTCGAATACAGCATCGGCCAGTGCTACAAGCGCGCCCGCGAGGCGCGTCATGAGTACATGACGGTCGAACACCTGCTGCTGGCACTGCTCGACAACCCGTCCGCCGAGGGGGTTCTCAAGGCCTGCGGCGTCGACTTCCAGCGCCTTCGCACCGACCTGGAACAGGCCATCGCCACCTCGGTGTCGGTGCTGCCCGAGGACGTCGACCGCGACACCCAGCCGACGCTCGGCTTCCAGCGGGTGCTGCAGCGCGCTGTGTACCACGTGCAGTCCAGCGGCAAGAAGGAAGTCACCGGCGCCAACGTGCTGGTGGCGATCTTCGGCGAGAAGGACTCGCACGCGGTGTACTTCCTCAACCAGCAGGACGTCGCCCGCCTGGATGTCGTCAACTACATCTCGCACGGCATCGCCAAGCAGGGCGGCGAAGAATCCCCGCGCTCGCAGGACGAGGGCGAATCGCATTCGTCCGAGAACGGCGACGGCGAGGGCAAGGGTGACGCGCTGGCCGAGTTCGCGGTGAACCTCAACCAGCTCGCCCGCGATGGCAAGATCGACCCGCTGGTCGGCCGCGCCGACGAGGTCGAGCGCACCATCCAGGTGCTGTGCCGCCGCCGCAAGAACAACCCGCTCTACGTCGGCGAGGCCGGCGTGGGCAAGACCGCGATCGCCGAAGGTCTGGCCAAGCGCATCGTCGAGGGCGACGTCCCGGACGTGCTGGCCGACGCCACCATCTACGCGCTCGACCTGGGCGCGCTGGTCGCCGGCACCAAGTACCGCGGCGACTTCGAGAAGCGCCTCAAGGCCGTGCTGACCCAGCTCAAGAAACTGCCCGAGGCGGTGCTCTTCATCGACGAGATCCACACCATCATCGGCGCCGGCTCGGCCAGCGGCGGCACGATGGACGCCAGCAACCTGATCAAGCCGGCCCTGGCCTCGGGCGAGCTGCGCTGCATCGGCTCGACCACGTTCCAGGAATACCGCGGCATCTTCGAGAAGGACCGCGCGCTGGCGCGCCGCTTCCAGAAGATCGACATCGTCGAGCCGACGGTGGGCGAGGCGTACGAAATCCTCCAGGGCCTCAAGCCCCGGTACGAGGCGCATCACGGCGTGACCTACGCCGACGAGGCGCTGCAGGCCGCGGTCGACCTTTCGGTCAAGCACATCGGCGACCGCCTGCTGCCGGACAAGGCCATCGACGTGATCGACGAGGCCGGTGCACGCCAGCGCCTGCTCGCCGAGGGCATCCGCAAGAGCCTGATCGATGTCGAGGAGATCGAGACGATCGTCGCCAAGATGGCGCGCATCCCGACCAAGCAGGTGTCGGCGTCCGACAAGGACGTGCTGCGCAACCTCGAGCGCAACCTGAAGATGGTGATCTTCGGACAGGATCCGGCGATCGACACACTGACCTCGGCGATCAAGCTGGCGCGCTCGGGCCTGGGCAATCCGGACAAGCCGATCGGCAACTTCCTGTTCGCCGGCCCGACCGGCGTGGGCAAGACCGAGGTGACCAAGCAGCTCGCGCTGCAGCTGGGCATCGAGCTGGTCCGTTTCGACATGTCCGAGTACATGGAGCCGCATTCGGTGAGCCGCCTGATCGGCGCGCCCCCGGGCTACGTCGGCTTCGACCAGGGCGGCCTGTTGACCGAGAAGATCGTCAAGACGCCGCACTGCGTGCTGCTGCTGGACGAGGTGGAGAAGGCCCATCCGGACATCTTCAACATCCTGCTGCAGGTGATGGACCGCGGCATCCTGACCGACACCAACGGTCGCGAAGCCAACTTCAAGAACGTGATCCTGGTGATGACGACGAACGCCGGCGCCGCGCAGGCGGCGCGCCGCACGATCGGCTTCACCCAGCAGGACCACTCGACCGACGCGATGGAAGTGATCCGCCGCAGCTTCAGCCCGGAATTCCGCAACCGCCTCGACGCGGTGGTGCAGTTCCAGCCGCTGGGCTTCGACCACATCCTGCGCGTGGTGGACAAGTTCCTGATCGAGCTGGAAGCCCAGCTGCACGACAAGGACGTGGCGCTGTCGGCCACGCCCACCGCGCGCGACTGGCTGGCCCAGCACGGCTTCGATCCGCTGATGGGCGCACGCCCGATGGCGCGGGTGATCCAGGAGAAGATCAAGCGTCCGCTCGCCGACGAACTGCTGTTTGGCAAGCTGGTCAACGGCGGCCGGGTCACGATCGACGTCAAGGACGACGAGCTGGTGGTCGAAGCCCGGGCCGAGCCCGAGAAGCTGCTTCCGGCCACGGTGTGA